Proteins from a single region of Macaca fascicularis isolate 582-1 chromosome 17, T2T-MFA8v1.1:
- the VPS36 gene encoding vacuolar protein-sorting-associated protein 36 isoform X4, producing the protein MIKAKEMVELSKSIANKIKDKQGDITEDETIRFKSYLLSMGIANPVTRETYGSGTQYHMQLAKQLAGILQVPLEERGGIMSLTEVYCLVNRARGMELLSPEDLVNACKMLEALKLPLRLRVFDSGVMVIELQSHKEEEMVASALETVSEKGSLTSEEFAKLVGMSVLLAKERLLLAEKMGHLCRDDSVEGLRFYPNLFMTQS; encoded by the exons ATGATCAAG GCTAAAGAAATGGTGGAGTTATCAAAATCAATTGCtaataaaattaaagacaaacaAGGTGACATCACAGAAGATGAG ACCATCAGGTTTAAATCCTACTTGCTGAGCATGGGAATCGCTAACCCAGTTACCAGAGAAACCTACGGCTCAGGCACACAGTACCACATGCAACTGGCCAAACAGCTGGCTGGAATATTGCAGGTGCCTTTAGAG GAACGAGGGGGAATAATGTCACTCACGGAGGTGTACTGCTTAGTAAACCGAGCTCGAGGAATGGAA TTGCTCTCACCAGAAGATTTAGTGAATGCGTGCAAGATGCTGGAAGCACTGAAATTACCTCTCAG GCTCCGTGTGTTTGACAGTGGCGTCATGGTAATTGAGCTTCAATCTCACAAGGAAGAGGAAATGGTGGCCTCGGCCCTGGAGACA GTTTCAGAAAAGGGATCCCTAACATCGGAAGAGTTTGCTAAGCTTGTGGGAATGTCTGTCCTCCTAGCCAAAGAGAG gttgCTGCTTGCAGAGAAGATGGGCCATCTTTGCCGTGATGACTCAGTGGAAGGCCTGCGTTTTTACCCAAATTTATTTATGACACAGAGCTAA